Proteins encoded in a region of the Haloglomus salinum genome:
- the gyrB gene encoding DNA topoisomerase (ATP-hydrolyzing) subunit B, producing MSQGYSEDNIQTLEGLEAVRKRPAMYIGSTDARGLHHLVYEVVDNSIDEALAGYCDTIEVTIHEDQSVSVSDDGRGIPVGEHESGKSAVEVVMTVLHAGGKFDKDSYQVSGGLHGVGVSVVNALSRWLEVEVKRDGGVYRHRFDHGDPDQELERVRDMEPDEETGTTIQFWPDPEIFETLDFTYSTLASRLRELAFLNPGVAIAIEDERDGGRETFEYEGGIKEFVEYLNETRDVLHEDVLFIDGSGESEDGEVQVEIAIQATAGVQGSIHAFANNINTREGGTHMTGFKTALTRVVNDYATSQGLLKDIDGTLKGEDIREGLTAVLSIKHPDPQFEGQTKTKLGNGEVRGIVEGIVHEKLSAYLEEHPDTAEALVSKAVEAAKARMAAKKAEELTRRKSALDSTSLPGKLADCQSRDPTEAELFVVEGDSAGGSAKQGRAPEFQAVLPLRGKILNVEKHRLDRILENDQIRNLITAVGTGIGDEFDIEDCRYHKIIIMTDADVDGAHIRTLMLTFLYRHMPELLERGYVYAAQPPLYRVRNRGETYDAMTEAERDRIVEEVCDGSPDQVQRFKGLGEMNPEQLWDTTMNPENRILKQINIEDAATADRMFSVLMGDAVEPRKQFIKDHAEDAEWVDI from the coding sequence ATGTCCCAGGGATACAGCGAGGACAACATCCAGACCCTCGAGGGGCTGGAGGCGGTCCGGAAACGGCCCGCCATGTACATCGGCTCGACCGACGCGCGCGGCCTCCACCATCTCGTCTACGAGGTCGTCGACAACTCCATCGACGAGGCCCTCGCGGGCTACTGTGACACCATCGAGGTGACAATCCACGAGGACCAGTCGGTGAGCGTCAGCGACGACGGCCGCGGCATCCCAGTCGGTGAACACGAGTCCGGCAAGAGTGCCGTCGAGGTCGTGATGACGGTGCTCCACGCCGGGGGGAAGTTCGACAAGGACTCCTACCAGGTGTCGGGTGGGCTCCACGGCGTCGGCGTCTCCGTGGTCAACGCGCTCTCGCGCTGGCTGGAGGTCGAGGTCAAGCGCGACGGCGGCGTGTACCGGCACCGCTTCGACCACGGTGACCCCGACCAGGAACTCGAGCGCGTCCGGGACATGGAGCCCGACGAGGAGACGGGGACGACCATCCAGTTCTGGCCCGACCCTGAGATCTTCGAGACGCTCGATTTCACCTACTCCACGCTCGCCTCCCGCCTGCGCGAGCTCGCCTTCCTCAACCCCGGCGTCGCCATCGCCATCGAGGACGAGCGTGACGGCGGGCGCGAGACCTTCGAGTACGAGGGCGGCATCAAGGAGTTCGTCGAGTACCTCAACGAGACCCGCGACGTGCTCCACGAGGACGTGCTCTTCATCGACGGGAGTGGCGAGAGCGAGGACGGCGAGGTGCAGGTCGAAATCGCCATCCAGGCCACGGCGGGCGTCCAGGGATCCATCCACGCGTTCGCGAACAACATCAACACCCGCGAGGGCGGCACCCACATGACCGGGTTCAAGACCGCCCTGACCCGGGTGGTCAACGACTACGCCACCTCCCAGGGGCTCCTGAAGGATATCGACGGGACCCTGAAGGGCGAGGACATCCGCGAGGGCCTCACGGCGGTCCTCTCCATCAAGCACCCCGACCCGCAGTTCGAGGGGCAGACGAAGACGAAACTGGGCAACGGGGAAGTGAGGGGCATCGTCGAGGGCATCGTCCACGAGAAGCTCTCGGCGTATCTGGAGGAGCACCCCGACACCGCCGAGGCCCTCGTCTCCAAAGCGGTGGAGGCCGCGAAGGCGCGGATGGCCGCGAAGAAGGCCGAGGAGCTCACGCGCCGCAAGTCCGCGCTCGACTCGACCTCGCTGCCGGGCAAGCTGGCCGACTGTCAGAGCCGGGACCCGACCGAGGCCGAACTGTTCGTCGTCGAGGGGGACAGTGCCGGCGGCAGCGCGAAGCAGGGCCGCGCCCCCGAGTTCCAGGCGGTCCTGCCGCTGCGCGGGAAGATTCTCAACGTCGAGAAGCACCGCCTCGACCGCATCCTCGAGAACGACCAGATACGGAACCTCATCACCGCCGTCGGCACCGGCATCGGCGACGAGTTCGACATCGAGGACTGTCGCTACCACAAGATCATCATCATGACAGACGCCGACGTGGACGGGGCCCACATCCGGACGCTGATGCTGACCTTCCTCTACCGGCACATGCCGGAACTCCTCGAGCGGGGCTACGTCTACGCCGCCCAGCCGCCCCTCTACCGGGTCCGCAATCGCGGCGAGACGTACGACGCGATGACCGAGGCCGAGCGTGACCGCATCGTCGAGGAGGTCTGTGACGGCTCGCCCGACCAGGTCCAGCGGTTCAAGGGGCTGGGCGAGATGAACCCCGAACAGCTCTGGGACACGACGATGAACCCGGAGAACCGCATCCTCAAGCAGATCAACATCGAGGATGCGGCGACCGCCGACCGGATGTTCTCGGTCCTGATGGGCGACGCGGTCGAACCGCGCAAGCAGTTCATCAAGGACCACGCAGAAGACGCAGAGTGGGTAGATATCTGA
- the gyrA gene encoding DNA gyrase subunit A produces MSSDVPDVPDEVAERVESVRVEDEMEQSYIDYAMSVIVGRALPDARDGLKPVQRRILYALHEMGVTSNSGHRKSSNVVGETMGNYHPHGDSAIYDALARMAQDFSLRYPLVDGQGNFGSIDGDPPAAMRYTEARMAPLAEEMLDDIEKDTVDFEANYDDRLQEPAVLPAALPNLLLNGASGIAVGMSTNIPPHNLGEVIDACIHVIENPECPISDLIATKESGGPIKGPDFPTGARIVGKEGVYDAYTTGKGRVRVRAEYDVEHNEGGKDRIIITAFPYQENKARRIERIADDVNEGKIEGITDIRDESDRDGVRVVIELKRGANTEVVENQLVERHLEGTFGVNCVALVDGQPQRLDLKRMLEVYVDHRREVVRRRSEFELAEAEDRAHILEGRLQALQNVDEVVELIRNSEDRNAAIEALQTDEDALGFTLSEAQAEHIVRMQLGSLTSMEAADVETEYEEVTAEIERLETILGSQAELDRVVTEELEEMKEKYDDERRTSFMEDVGSVTREDLIPEEDVVVVVTEEDYVKRMPLDDFDPQHRGGKGIIGVRPKDGDRVATVFEANTHDYLLCFTSKGQVYRLKTYEIPEMGRTARGTSAQQVLDLDGDEEINAVVDLEDLDEEDFLAMVTRNGYVKRTEVGAFENVHSGGIRAIKLEDGDSLADVEVTDGEMDLVIASRQGMTIRFDEDEARSMGRTARGVNGIKLQDGDEVAGLVATHDEDERALLTVTRQGYGKRTRLAEYRRQSRYGKGLIDIKTTERNGQVVSVNAVTDDDGLVIMSESGQIMRTHVDEVSMQGRNTMGVVVMRLDDDDWVASVDTIPAADNDPDAEDDPTADADE; encoded by the coding sequence ATGAGTTCGGACGTCCCGGACGTCCCCGACGAGGTCGCGGAACGGGTCGAGAGCGTCCGCGTCGAGGACGAGATGGAGCAGTCGTACATCGACTACGCGATGAGCGTCATCGTCGGGCGTGCGCTGCCCGACGCGCGTGACGGCCTCAAACCCGTCCAGCGGCGCATCCTCTACGCGCTGCACGAGATGGGGGTCACGTCGAACTCGGGGCACCGCAAGTCCTCGAACGTGGTCGGGGAGACGATGGGTAACTACCACCCCCACGGCGACAGCGCCATCTACGACGCGCTGGCGCGGATGGCCCAGGACTTCTCCCTGCGCTACCCGCTCGTCGACGGACAGGGGAACTTCGGGAGCATCGACGGTGACCCGCCCGCGGCGATGCGGTACACGGAGGCGCGGATGGCGCCGCTGGCCGAGGAGATGCTGGACGACATCGAGAAGGACACCGTCGACTTCGAGGCCAACTACGACGACCGGCTCCAGGAGCCAGCGGTCCTGCCGGCTGCCCTCCCGAACCTGCTGCTGAACGGTGCCTCCGGTATCGCCGTCGGGATGAGTACGAACATCCCGCCGCACAACCTGGGCGAGGTCATCGACGCCTGCATCCACGTCATCGAGAACCCCGAGTGCCCCATCTCGGACCTCATCGCGACGAAGGAGTCCGGCGGTCCCATCAAGGGCCCCGACTTCCCGACCGGCGCGCGTATCGTCGGCAAGGAGGGCGTCTACGACGCCTACACGACCGGCAAGGGCCGGGTCCGGGTCCGCGCGGAGTACGACGTCGAGCACAACGAGGGCGGGAAGGACCGCATCATCATCACCGCGTTCCCGTACCAGGAGAACAAGGCGCGCCGCATCGAGCGCATCGCGGACGACGTCAACGAGGGGAAGATAGAGGGCATCACGGACATCCGCGACGAGTCCGACCGGGACGGGGTCCGTGTCGTCATCGAGCTGAAGCGCGGCGCGAACACGGAGGTCGTCGAGAACCAGCTCGTCGAGCGCCACCTCGAGGGGACCTTCGGCGTCAACTGCGTCGCGCTCGTCGACGGCCAGCCCCAGCGGCTCGACCTCAAGCGGATGCTGGAGGTGTACGTCGACCACCGCCGCGAGGTGGTGCGCCGGCGCTCCGAGTTCGAACTCGCGGAGGCCGAGGACCGCGCGCACATCCTCGAGGGCCGGCTGCAGGCGTTGCAGAACGTCGACGAGGTCGTCGAACTCATCCGGAACAGTGAGGACCGGAACGCAGCCATCGAAGCCCTCCAGACCGACGAGGACGCGCTCGGCTTCACGCTCAGCGAGGCGCAGGCCGAGCACATCGTCCGGATGCAGCTCGGGTCGCTGACCTCGATGGAGGCCGCCGACGTCGAGACGGAGTACGAGGAGGTCACGGCCGAGATCGAGCGCCTCGAGACCATCCTCGGCTCGCAGGCGGAACTCGACCGCGTCGTCACGGAGGAGCTGGAGGAGATGAAGGAGAAGTACGACGACGAGCGCCGGACGAGCTTCATGGAGGACGTGGGCTCGGTCACGCGCGAGGACCTCATCCCCGAGGAGGACGTGGTCGTCGTCGTCACGGAGGAGGACTACGTCAAGCGGATGCCCCTCGACGACTTCGACCCGCAGCACCGCGGCGGGAAGGGTATCATCGGCGTCCGCCCGAAGGACGGGGACCGCGTCGCAACCGTCTTCGAGGCCAACACCCACGACTACCTGCTCTGCTTCACCAGCAAGGGGCAGGTCTACCGGTTGAAGACCTACGAGATTCCCGAGATGGGCCGGACCGCACGCGGCACGTCGGCCCAGCAGGTGCTGGACCTCGACGGTGACGAGGAGATCAACGCCGTCGTCGACCTCGAGGACCTCGACGAGGAGGACTTCCTCGCGATGGTCACGCGGAACGGCTACGTCAAGCGGACGGAGGTCGGCGCCTTCGAGAACGTCCACTCGGGCGGCATTCGCGCTATCAAGCTGGAGGACGGCGACAGCCTCGCCGACGTCGAGGTGACGGACGGCGAGATGGACCTCGTCATCGCCAGCCGGCAGGGGATGACCATCCGCTTCGACGAGGACGAAGCCCGCTCGATGGGTCGGACGGCCCGCGGCGTGAACGGCATCAAGCTCCAGGACGGTGACGAGGTGGCCGGGCTCGTCGCCACCCACGACGAGGACGAGCGCGCGCTGTTGACCGTCACCCGGCAGGGGTACGGCAAGCGCACGCGGCTCGCGGAGTACCGCCGGCAGTCCCGCTACGGGAAGGGACTCATCGACATCAAGACGACCGAGCGTAACGGCCAGGTCGTCTCCGTCAACGCCGTCACGGACGACGACGGGCTGGTCATCATGAGCGAGAGCGGCCAGATAATGCGGACCCACGTCGACGAGGTGTCGATGCAGGGCCGCAACACGATGGGCGTCGTCGTGATGCGCCTCGACGATGACGACTGGGTCGCGAGCGTCGACACCATCCCCGCGGCCGACAACGACCCCGACGCCGAGGACGACCCGACGGCCGACGCCGACGAGTAA
- a CDS encoding class I SAM-dependent methyltransferase, with amino-acid sequence MTDIQSQSHADRVYDWWSQHPGLFDLFAGAAFFGHYRDLRETAVARLDIAPDDRVLDLACGTGPNVPLLVDRAGEEGMVLGFDHSRGMVAAARDRGREGKYAAVRVARADAGNLPLPDDAMDAALCTLSLSAIPDHLAAIQELRRVVRPGGRVVVLDAQPYQSGPMRLFNPLVNYVSAVATNWYPDRHLPTDLRAAFGADRVDVDLYNGGTAFVATAEI; translated from the coding sequence GTGACGGACATCCAGTCCCAGTCGCACGCGGACCGCGTGTACGACTGGTGGAGCCAGCACCCGGGGCTGTTCGACCTGTTCGCGGGCGCCGCGTTCTTCGGACACTACCGCGACCTCCGCGAGACGGCCGTCGCCCGCCTCGACATCGCGCCGGACGACCGCGTGCTGGACCTCGCCTGCGGGACGGGCCCGAACGTCCCGTTGCTCGTCGACCGGGCGGGCGAGGAGGGCATGGTCCTCGGCTTCGACCACTCGCGCGGGATGGTCGCGGCCGCCCGCGACCGGGGCCGCGAGGGCAAGTACGCAGCCGTCCGCGTCGCTCGGGCGGACGCGGGCAACCTGCCGCTCCCCGACGACGCGATGGACGCGGCGCTCTGCACCCTCTCGCTGTCGGCCATCCCCGACCACCTCGCGGCCATCCAGGAGCTCCGGCGGGTCGTCCGGCCCGGCGGCCGCGTCGTCGTTCTCGACGCCCAGCCGTACCAGTCGGGGCCGATGCGCCTGTTCAACCCACTCGTCAACTACGTCTCCGCGGTCGCGACGAACTGGTACCCCGACCGCCACCTCCCGACGGACCTCCGTGCGGCGTTCGGGGCCGACCGGGTGGACGTGGACCTGTACAACGGTGGGACGGCGTTCGTGGCGACGGCCGAAATATAG
- the rocF gene encoding arginase, giving the protein MNVRLIGVPMDLGADRRGVDMGPSAIRYAGLADDIEAAGHPCADRGDLPVPRPETHDGTGGEYGDSAKFLDETREVCTVLADEVADAVDDGRLPLVLGGDHSIAIGSMGGAARDRDLGVVWFDAHGDYNTPSTTPSGNVHGMSLAAALGVGEFADHDWARAGIDPENVVLVGIRDLDDAERDALAQSDLTVYTMSDIDHRGLPAIADEAVDVATGGTDGFHASLDMDFLDPDEAPGVGTPVRGGATYREAHAAMEEIAEHRDLLVSMELVEVNPILDELNRTAELGVELVASALGKRII; this is encoded by the coding sequence ATGAACGTTCGACTCATCGGCGTTCCCATGGACCTCGGCGCCGACCGGCGTGGCGTGGACATGGGGCCGTCGGCCATCCGGTACGCCGGGCTCGCCGACGACATCGAGGCTGCAGGCCACCCCTGTGCGGACCGCGGTGACCTGCCGGTCCCTCGCCCCGAGACCCACGACGGGACCGGCGGGGAGTACGGCGACAGCGCGAAGTTCCTCGACGAGACGCGGGAGGTCTGTACCGTGCTCGCGGACGAGGTGGCCGACGCGGTCGACGACGGCCGGCTTCCGCTCGTCCTCGGTGGCGACCACTCCATCGCCATCGGCTCGATGGGCGGCGCCGCGCGCGACCGTGACCTCGGCGTCGTCTGGTTCGATGCACACGGCGACTACAACACCCCCTCGACGACGCCCTCCGGCAACGTCCACGGGATGAGCCTCGCGGCCGCACTCGGTGTCGGCGAGTTCGCCGACCACGACTGGGCCCGTGCCGGTATCGACCCCGAGAACGTCGTCCTCGTCGGCATCCGGGACCTCGACGACGCCGAGCGCGATGCCCTCGCCCAGTCCGACCTGACCGTCTACACGATGAGCGACATCGACCACCGGGGGCTCCCGGCCATCGCTGACGAGGCCGTCGACGTGGCGACCGGGGGGACCGACGGCTTCCACGCCTCGCTGGACATGGACTTCCTCGACCCGGACGAGGCACCCGGCGTCGGGACGCCGGTCCGGGGCGGCGCCACCTACCGCGAAGCCCACGCCGCGATGGAGGAGATCGCCGAGCATCGCGACCTGCTCGTCTCGATGGAACTCGTCGAGGTCAACCCCATCCTCGACGAACTCAACCGGACCGCAGAACTCGGGGTCGAACTGGTCGCGAGCGCGCTCGGGAAGCGTATCATATAG
- a CDS encoding NAD-dependent epimerase/dehydratase family protein: MHGNRVLVTGGAGFIGSNLANRLATDNEVIALDDGYLGTPENLDDGVEFVEGSVLDDDLPTDVDVVFHLAALSSYFMHEEDPARGARVNIEGFVNTVDQARQDGCDHVVYATTSSIYGDRTEPSPEDMEVTARTGYEASKLARERYAEYFNHHYGLTTCGLRFFSVYQGFGGAEEHKGEYANLIAQFADAIANGERPEIWGDGTQTRDFTHVDDIVRGIELAADHDLQGIYNLGTGESYSLNELVDRLNDELGADVEPVYAENQIPEDVYVHDTMADPSKMQAATGWEPEISFDEGLERVCSQYQ, from the coding sequence ATGCACGGGAACCGTGTGCTGGTGACTGGTGGTGCGGGGTTCATCGGGTCGAACCTGGCGAACCGGCTCGCCACGGACAACGAGGTCATCGCGCTCGACGACGGCTATCTCGGCACGCCGGAGAACCTCGACGACGGTGTCGAGTTCGTCGAGGGCTCGGTGCTCGACGACGACCTTCCGACCGACGTCGACGTCGTGTTCCACCTCGCGGCACTCTCCTCGTACTTCATGCACGAGGAGGACCCTGCCCGCGGCGCCCGCGTCAACATCGAGGGCTTCGTCAACACCGTCGACCAGGCCCGGCAGGACGGCTGTGACCACGTCGTCTACGCCACGACCTCGTCTATCTACGGCGACCGGACCGAACCGTCGCCGGAGGACATGGAGGTGACCGCACGAACGGGCTACGAGGCCTCGAAACTCGCCCGCGAGCGGTACGCCGAGTACTTCAACCACCACTACGGGCTTACCACGTGCGGGCTGCGCTTCTTCTCGGTCTACCAGGGCTTCGGCGGCGCCGAGGAACACAAGGGCGAGTACGCCAACCTCATCGCGCAGTTCGCCGACGCCATCGCGAACGGCGAGCGGCCCGAAATCTGGGGCGACGGCACGCAGACCCGCGATTTCACCCACGTCGACGACATCGTCCGCGGCATCGAACTCGCCGCGGACCACGACCTCCAGGGTATCTACAACCTCGGGACTGGCGAGTCCTACTCGCTGAACGAGCTGGTCGACCGCCTCAACGACGAACTCGGGGCGGATGTCGAGCCGGTGTACGCCGAGAACCAGATCCCCGAGGACGTCTACGTCCACGACACGATGGCCGACCCCTCGAAGATGCAGGCGGCGACGGGCTGGGAACCCGAGATTTCCTTCGACGAGGGCCTCGAACGCGTCTGTTCACAGTACCAGTAG
- a CDS encoding HTH domain-containing protein has product MSSIELTPSQKAILQELVNLYRESETAVKGEDIADRVDRNPGTIRNQMQSLKALQLVEGVPGPKGGYKPTAGAYEALQIEDMEQAADVPFFHDDEPVEGANVQEIDLTSVHHPELCRAEIRMQGSISEFHEGDPIQVGPTPLSKLVIEGTLEGKDDTNNTLIITIDDMRAPAEEPAH; this is encoded by the coding sequence ATGTCGTCCATCGAGCTCACCCCCAGTCAGAAGGCGATTCTCCAGGAACTCGTCAATCTCTACCGGGAGTCCGAAACCGCCGTCAAGGGGGAGGACATCGCGGACCGGGTCGACCGCAACCCGGGCACCATCCGCAACCAGATGCAGTCGCTGAAAGCCCTCCAGCTCGTAGAGGGGGTACCAGGCCCCAAAGGGGGGTACAAGCCGACCGCCGGAGCGTACGAGGCACTCCAGATCGAGGATATGGAGCAGGCCGCCGACGTGCCGTTCTTCCACGACGACGAACCCGTCGAGGGCGCCAACGTCCAGGAGATCGACCTCACCAGCGTCCACCACCCGGAGCTGTGTCGCGCGGAGATCCGCATGCAGGGCTCCATCTCCGAGTTCCACGAGGGCGACCCCATCCAGGTCGGCCCGACACCGCTCTCGAAGCTCGTCATCGAGGGGACCCTCGAGGGGAAGGACGACACCAACAACACGCTCATCATCACCATCGACGATATGCGGGCCCCTGCCGAGGAGCCCGCGCACTGA
- a CDS encoding NAD(P)/FAD-dependent oxidoreductase, whose protein sequence is MTEDVVVLGSGYAGTGAVMSLEDELNGEADVTWISDVPHHLVLHESHRCIRDPSVQDKITFDCEDIAGSATRFVQGTVENVEPDERTIDLADGSTVDYDYLVVGFGSRTAFFGIDGLKEHSLTLKSLDDALEVHEEVKEAARQASRNDPAQVVVGGAGLSGIQSAGEIAEFRDRHRAPIDIHLVEGLDNVFPNNDPVVQAKLHNLLEDADVNIMTGEFIGEVDEETVYVGDDTELDYDVLLWTGGITGREPAANTDLDQDERSHRIHAASDFQTDDERVFALGDAALVDQGENPAPPTAQAAWQAAEVVGENVARTIRGQPLEEWRYKDKGTLISVGDDAVAHNVMGVKAVSRTFGGPLAETLKKGVAARWINDVAGPIAAAKAWPDM, encoded by the coding sequence ATGACAGAGGACGTCGTCGTGCTCGGCTCCGGTTACGCCGGCACGGGCGCGGTAATGAGTCTCGAAGACGAACTGAACGGCGAGGCCGACGTGACGTGGATCTCCGACGTCCCGCACCACCTTGTGCTCCACGAGTCCCACCGCTGCATCCGGGACCCGTCGGTCCAGGACAAGATCACCTTCGACTGCGAGGACATCGCCGGTTCGGCCACCCGCTTCGTCCAGGGCACGGTCGAGAACGTCGAGCCCGACGAGCGGACCATCGACCTGGCCGACGGCTCCACGGTCGACTACGACTACCTCGTCGTCGGCTTCGGCTCCCGGACCGCGTTCTTCGGCATCGACGGCCTCAAAGAGCACTCGCTCACGCTCAAGAGCCTCGACGACGCCCTCGAGGTCCACGAGGAGGTCAAGGAGGCCGCCCGGCAGGCCTCGCGCAACGACCCCGCGCAGGTCGTCGTCGGCGGCGCCGGCCTCTCGGGTATCCAGTCGGCCGGCGAGATCGCGGAGTTCCGCGACCGCCACCGCGCCCCGATAGATATCCACCTCGTCGAGGGGCTGGACAACGTCTTCCCCAACAACGACCCCGTCGTGCAGGCCAAGCTCCACAACCTGCTCGAAGACGCCGACGTCAACATCATGACCGGCGAGTTCATCGGCGAGGTCGACGAGGAGACCGTCTACGTCGGTGACGATACGGAACTGGACTACGACGTCCTGCTCTGGACCGGCGGCATCACGGGCCGCGAGCCGGCCGCGAACACCGACCTTGACCAGGACGAGCGCTCGCACCGCATCCACGCTGCCTCGGACTTCCAGACCGACGACGAGCGCGTCTTCGCGCTCGGCGACGCCGCCCTGGTCGACCAGGGCGAGAACCCCGCTCCCCCGACCGCGCAGGCCGCGTGGCAGGCCGCCGAGGTCGTCGGCGAGAACGTCGCCCGCACCATCCGCGGCCAGCCCCTCGAGGAGTGGCGCTACAAGGACAAGGGTACCCTCATCTCCGTCGGCGACGACGCCGTCGCGCACAACGTGATGGGTGTCAAGGCCGTCTCGCGGACGTTCGGCGGCCCGCTCGCCGAGACCCTGAAGAAAGGCGTCGCCGCCCGCTGGATCAACGACGTGGCCGGGCCTATCGCGGCAGCGAAGGCCTGGCCCGACATGTAG
- a CDS encoding alpha/beta fold hydrolase produces the protein MPPRLSTDASLIRDPGVESVYRDIDGLELHAVVAGDPDDPLVVLHHGFPEFWWGWADYIRPLADAGYRVLVPDGRGYNLSETPDDVADYSADRLSADLQGWVESEGRASAHVVGHDWGAAVAWDAALRHPDVVDRLVTINVPHPAAFAGALMPSRERWKLNLRQWRRSWYILFFQLPRVPEWLNRRDDYEGMARFLRQASPGTFSDADMDRYRAAWSRPGALKAMLDWYRAAVQHRPDLPGITVEQPTLVVWGEQDDALLPELAEQSVGFCADGRLETFPEASHWVTHERPEAVTELILEHLEE, from the coding sequence ATGCCACCTCGTCTCTCCACCGACGCCTCGCTCATCCGCGACCCGGGTGTCGAATCCGTCTACCGCGACATCGACGGCCTCGAACTCCACGCCGTCGTCGCTGGCGACCCGGACGACCCGCTCGTCGTCCTGCACCACGGCTTCCCCGAGTTCTGGTGGGGCTGGGCCGACTACATCCGGCCGCTCGCCGACGCGGGCTATCGTGTCCTCGTGCCGGACGGTCGGGGCTACAACCTGAGCGAGACGCCCGACGACGTGGCCGACTACAGCGCGGACCGGCTCTCGGCCGACCTGCAGGGCTGGGTCGAGAGCGAGGGCCGGGCGTCGGCCCACGTCGTCGGGCACGACTGGGGAGCCGCTGTCGCGTGGGACGCCGCCCTCCGGCATCCCGATGTGGTCGACCGGCTCGTGACCATCAACGTCCCGCACCCGGCGGCGTTCGCGGGCGCCCTGATGCCGAGTCGCGAGCGCTGGAAGCTCAACCTCCGGCAGTGGCGCCGGAGCTGGTACATCCTCTTCTTCCAGCTCCCGAGGGTCCCGGAGTGGCTCAACCGCCGCGACGACTACGAGGGGATGGCCCGCTTCCTCCGGCAGGCCTCGCCCGGAACGTTCTCCGACGCCGACATGGACCGCTACCGGGCGGCGTGGAGCCGGCCCGGAGCCCTGAAAGCGATGCTGGACTGGTACCGCGCGGCCGTCCAGCACCGGCCCGACCTGCCCGGCATCACCGTCGAACAGCCGACACTCGTCGTCTGGGGCGAGCAGGACGACGCGCTCCTGCCCGAGTTGGCCGAGCAGAGCGTCGGCTTCTGCGCGGACGGTCGGCTGGAGACGTTCCCCGAGGCGAGCCACTGGGTGACCCACGAGCGACCGGAGGCGGTGACGGAGCTGATTCTGGAGCACCTGGAAGAGTAG